A genomic segment from Geitlerinema sp. PCC 7407 encodes:
- a CDS encoding DUF72 domain-containing protein: protein MQFRMGCAVWAFKGWVGEFYPAGSRASDFLRLYGDRLLTVEGNTTFYSVPNEETVARWAAETPPDFRFCLKVPRDVTHSGLLAPAMTKAIAFAERMAGLGERLGPFFAQLPPSYGPAQFEDLAAFVAAWPQGIAPLAVEVRHPQWFTPAGDRRLNELLQSHGVGRVILDTRAIYSGSDDPQANSQRRKPKLPLQPAVTAPFALVRFISHPDRPRNQDFLAEWVTRVRDWLAQGTEVYFFVHCPEEVYSPGTARWFQKMLEAQQVPVPPLPWNQPEQAPEPEPDQLSLF, encoded by the coding sequence ATGCAGTTTCGAATGGGCTGTGCCGTGTGGGCCTTCAAGGGCTGGGTGGGAGAGTTTTACCCGGCGGGCAGTCGGGCGAGCGATTTTTTGCGACTCTACGGCGATCGCCTCCTGACCGTCGAGGGCAACACGACCTTTTACTCCGTGCCCAACGAAGAAACCGTCGCGCGCTGGGCCGCCGAAACACCGCCAGACTTTCGCTTTTGCCTCAAAGTGCCCCGAGACGTCACCCACAGCGGCCTGCTGGCTCCGGCCATGACCAAGGCGATCGCCTTTGCCGAGCGCATGGCGGGCCTGGGCGAGCGGCTAGGACCATTTTTCGCCCAGCTGCCGCCCAGCTACGGTCCCGCTCAGTTTGAGGACTTGGCCGCCTTCGTGGCGGCGTGGCCCCAAGGCATTGCGCCCCTCGCCGTAGAAGTGCGCCATCCCCAGTGGTTTACCCCAGCGGGCGATCGCCGACTCAATGAGCTCCTCCAGTCCCACGGCGTAGGCCGCGTCATTCTCGACACTCGGGCCATCTACAGCGGCAGCGACGACCCCCAGGCCAACTCCCAGCGCCGCAAGCCCAAGCTGCCCCTCCAGCCCGCCGTGACCGCGCCCTTCGCGCTGGTGCGTTTCATCAGTCACCCCGATCGCCCCCGCAACCAGGACTTTTTGGCGGAGTGGGTGACGCGGGTGCGGGACTGGCTAGCCCAGGGCACCGAGGTTTACTTTTTTGTCCACTGCCCCGAAGAAGTGTATTCGCCGGGGACGGCCCGGTGGTTCCAGAAAATGCTGGAGGCCCAGCAGGTGCCGGTGCCGCCGCTTCCCTGGAACCAACCAGAACAGGCTCCTGAGCCCGAGCCAGACCAGCTGAGCCTGTTTTGA
- a CDS encoding 2Fe-2S iron-sulfur cluster-binding protein yields MPKVTAQGKTFECDRGANLRQVLLQNGVALYNGQAKVINCHGIGTCGTCAVAIEGEVSEANWRDQARRSLPPHSPAQNRRLACQTQVLGDITVTKYDGFWGQGTAIAWTPEG; encoded by the coding sequence ATGCCTAAGGTAACCGCCCAGGGAAAAACGTTTGAGTGCGATCGCGGCGCGAATTTGCGCCAGGTATTGCTGCAAAACGGCGTGGCGCTGTACAACGGCCAAGCGAAGGTGATCAACTGTCACGGCATTGGCACCTGCGGCACCTGCGCGGTGGCCATCGAGGGAGAGGTGTCCGAGGCAAATTGGCGAGATCAGGCCCGGCGATCGCTGCCGCCCCACTCCCCGGCCCAAAATCGCCGTCTAGCCTGCCAAACGCAAGTTTTGGGCGACATAACCGTGACCAAGTACGACGGATTTTGGGGACAGGGAACGGCGATCGCCTGGACCCCGGAGGGCTAG
- a CDS encoding pyridoxal phosphate-dependent aminotransferase: MASRMDAVQSPIIPVIGELIRAHPGTISLGQGVVYYGPPPEAIARISDFLAEPLNHRYQAVEGIPALGEAIAAKLARFNGITVGEATQTTVVVTAGGNMAFMNALLAITAPGDEVILLTPYYFNHEMAITMAGCQPVLVPTDAQYQPDLEAIARAITPRTRAVVTVSPNNPTGAVYPPATLRAVNDLCRDRGLYHISDEAYDAFTYDGVRHCSPASLPDSSGHTISLYSLSKVYGFASWRIGYMVIPQALLDPVKKIQDTILICPPVVSQYAALGALQAGEAYWRPHQEAIAAVRHRVLDLLAPLKDQCAIAPAQGAFYFFLKVPTALPSLVVAERLIREHGVAVIPGSTFGLAEGCYLRVAYGALQSDTAAEGIQRLVGGIQAILAEEA, translated from the coding sequence ATGGCGTCTCGCATGGACGCGGTGCAGTCGCCGATTATTCCGGTGATTGGGGAGCTGATTCGCGCCCATCCCGGCACGATTTCCCTGGGTCAAGGGGTGGTGTACTACGGCCCGCCGCCCGAGGCGATCGCCCGGATCAGCGACTTTTTGGCAGAGCCCCTCAACCACCGCTACCAAGCCGTGGAGGGCATCCCGGCCCTGGGAGAAGCGATCGCCGCCAAGCTGGCCCGCTTCAATGGCATCACCGTGGGCGAGGCCACCCAAACCACCGTGGTGGTGACCGCCGGGGGCAACATGGCCTTTATGAATGCCCTGCTGGCCATCACTGCGCCGGGGGACGAGGTGATCCTGCTGACGCCCTACTATTTCAACCACGAGATGGCCATCACCATGGCGGGCTGCCAGCCGGTCCTGGTGCCCACCGATGCCCAGTACCAGCCGGACCTCGAGGCGATCGCCCGGGCCATCACTCCCCGCACCCGGGCCGTGGTCACCGTCTCGCCCAATAATCCCACCGGCGCGGTTTACCCCCCCGCGACCCTGAGGGCCGTGAATGATCTCTGTCGCGATCGCGGGCTTTACCACATCAGCGACGAGGCCTACGACGCTTTCACCTACGACGGCGTCCGCCACTGCTCCCCCGCCTCCCTGCCAGACAGCAGCGGCCACACGATCTCCCTCTACAGCCTCTCGAAGGTCTACGGCTTCGCGAGCTGGCGCATCGGCTACATGGTGATTCCCCAGGCCCTGCTCGACCCCGTCAAAAAAATTCAGGACACGATCTTGATCTGTCCGCCCGTGGTGTCCCAGTATGCGGCCCTGGGGGCGCTCCAGGCGGGAGAGGCCTACTGGCGGCCCCATCAAGAGGCGATCGCGGCGGTGCGCCATCGGGTGCTGGACCTGCTGGCTCCCCTCAAGGACCAGTGCGCGATCGCCCCGGCCCAGGGAGCCTTCTACTTTTTCCTAAAAGTCCCCACGGCCCTGCCGTCTCTAGTCGTCGCTGAGCGGCTCATCCGAGAGCACGGCGTGGCGGTGATTCCGGGCAGCACCTTCGGGCTGGCGGAGGGCTGCTACCTGCGGGTGGCCTACGGCGCGCTGCAAAGCGACACCGCCGCCGAGGGCATTCAGCGGCTGGTGGGGGGCATTCAGGCCATCTTGGCGGAGGAAGCCTGA
- a CDS encoding ubiquinol-cytochrome c reductase iron-sulfur subunit, translating to MKRRWFLSWMGLGFLASSLPVAVAACSPGETTASDATGGAEANGASPGASAGAAGGFVALGSVADLDQKGSLTGSVNGKSVVVVRSPQNASAVFALDRACTHRGCDVEWKADQKQLVCPCHNSIFAPDGQVTQGPATRPLPTYTAKIEGDQVLVQA from the coding sequence ATGAAACGTCGCTGGTTTCTATCTTGGATGGGCCTAGGCTTTTTGGCGAGCTCGCTGCCCGTGGCCGTGGCCGCCTGTTCGCCGGGGGAAACGACTGCCTCTGACGCGACCGGAGGCGCAGAAGCAAATGGTGCTAGCCCTGGGGCGTCGGCGGGCGCAGCGGGGGGCTTTGTGGCCCTGGGCAGCGTGGCCGATCTGGACCAAAAAGGCTCCCTGACCGGCAGCGTGAACGGCAAGTCTGTGGTGGTCGTGCGATCGCCCCAAAATGCCAGCGCCGTCTTCGCCCTGGACCGCGCCTGCACCCATCGCGGCTGTGACGTCGAGTGGAAAGCGGATCAAAAGCAGCTGGTGTGTCCCTGCCACAACTCGATCTTCGCGCCCGATGGCCAAGTGACCCAGGGTCCGGCGACTCGCCCCCTGCCCACCTACACCGCCAAAATCGAGGGCGATCAGGTGCTGGTCCAGGCCTAA
- the thiO gene encoding glycine oxidase ThiO yields MSTTCDFLIIGGGITGLAIAVELKLRGAAVTVLSRSFAEAATQAAAGMLAPRAEGLEAGPMLDLGLGSLALYPDWVSKLEEVSGLETGYWPCGILAPVYDAPSQEDAGDWLDRAAIDTYQPNLGEAVVGGWWYPEEGQVDNRALARSLRATAEALGVEIREGVSVTALQQRHDQVTGLHTSAGLLTANHYILAAGAWARSLLPLPVHPRKGQMMALRVPATLPELPLQQVLFGPGLYVVPRRDRRIVIGATSEDVGFTPHNTPAGVQTLLAGLHRLFPALADYSIEELWWGFRPTTPDEGPILGPSQCQNLTLATGHHRNGILLAPITARLIADWVEKGHADPLLTAFRWDRFRSAASPAAPTISPRPVQFAEPSSSPMQTLPRSSAALTDSPLVIAGRTFTSRLMTGSGKYRNFEDMRASIAASGCEIVTVAVRRVQTNAPGHEGLAEALDWSKIWMLPNTAGCQTAEEAIRVARLGREMAKLLGQEDNNFVKLEVIPDSKYLLPDPIETLKAAEQLVKEGFAVLPYINADPLLAKHLEDAGCATVMPLGSPIGSGQGIKTLANIQIIIENARVPVVVDAGIGTPSEAAQAMEAGADALLINTAIAQAANPPAMARAMGLAAEAGRLAYLAGRIPVRAIASASSPLTGTITS; encoded by the coding sequence ATGAGTACAACGTGTGACTTTTTGATCATTGGTGGCGGCATCACCGGCTTGGCGATCGCCGTTGAACTGAAGCTGCGCGGCGCGGCGGTGACCGTCCTCAGCCGCAGCTTTGCTGAGGCGGCGACCCAGGCCGCCGCTGGCATGCTGGCCCCCCGCGCCGAAGGCCTCGAAGCGGGGCCGATGCTGGATCTGGGCCTGGGTAGCTTGGCTCTGTACCCGGACTGGGTCAGCAAGCTAGAAGAGGTGAGCGGCCTCGAGACGGGCTACTGGCCCTGCGGCATTTTGGCGCCGGTGTACGACGCGCCGAGCCAGGAGGACGCCGGGGACTGGCTCGATCGCGCAGCCATCGACACCTACCAGCCGAACCTCGGCGAGGCGGTGGTGGGGGGCTGGTGGTATCCCGAAGAAGGCCAGGTGGACAACCGAGCCCTGGCGCGATCGCTGCGGGCCACCGCCGAAGCCCTGGGGGTCGAGATTCGCGAAGGGGTGAGCGTGACGGCCCTCCAGCAGCGCCACGATCAGGTCACGGGGCTGCACACCTCCGCCGGACTGCTGACGGCCAACCACTACATTTTGGCTGCCGGTGCCTGGGCGCGATCGCTCCTGCCCCTGCCCGTCCATCCCCGCAAAGGCCAGATGATGGCTCTGCGAGTCCCCGCGACGCTGCCCGAGCTGCCCCTCCAGCAGGTGCTCTTTGGCCCTGGCCTCTATGTGGTGCCGCGCCGCGATCGCCGCATCGTCATCGGCGCTACCAGCGAAGACGTCGGCTTCACGCCCCACAACACCCCCGCTGGCGTCCAGACCCTCCTGGCAGGGCTGCATCGCCTCTTCCCCGCCCTAGCCGACTACTCCATCGAAGAGCTGTGGTGGGGATTTCGGCCCACGACCCCTGACGAAGGCCCCATTCTGGGGCCGAGCCAGTGCCAAAACCTGACCCTTGCCACGGGGCATCACCGCAACGGCATCCTGCTGGCCCCCATCACGGCGCGCCTGATCGCGGACTGGGTCGAAAAAGGCCACGCCGATCCCCTGCTGACGGCGTTTCGGTGGGACCGCTTCCGGTCGGCAGCGTCTCCGGCTGCCCCGACAATCTCTCCGCGTCCTGTGCAATTTGCTGAACCTTCTTCTTCTCCTATGCAAACGCTTCCTCGCTCCTCCGCTGCTCTGACCGATTCGCCCCTGGTGATTGCTGGGCGGACCTTCACCTCTCGCCTGATGACCGGCTCTGGCAAGTACCGCAACTTCGAAGACATGCGGGCCAGCATCGCGGCGAGCGGCTGCGAAATCGTCACCGTGGCGGTGCGCCGCGTCCAGACCAACGCGCCGGGCCACGAAGGACTGGCCGAGGCCCTCGACTGGAGCAAGATCTGGATGCTGCCCAACACGGCGGGCTGCCAAACCGCCGAGGAAGCGATCCGGGTGGCCCGTCTGGGCCGAGAAATGGCCAAACTCCTGGGCCAGGAGGACAACAATTTTGTGAAGCTCGAAGTGATTCCCGACAGCAAGTACCTGCTGCCGGACCCCATCGAGACCCTGAAGGCCGCTGAGCAGCTGGTGAAAGAGGGCTTTGCAGTGCTGCCCTACATCAACGCCGATCCGCTCCTGGCCAAGCATCTGGAGGATGCGGGCTGCGCCACGGTCATGCCCCTGGGTTCGCCCATCGGCTCGGGCCAGGGCATCAAGACCTTGGCCAATATTCAGATCATCATCGAGAACGCCCGGGTGCCGGTGGTGGTGGACGCGGGCATCGGGACGCCCAGCGAGGCGGCTCAGGCCATGGAGGCGGGGGCCGACGCGCTGCTGATCAACACGGCGATCGCCCAGGCAGCCAATCCGCCCGCCATGGCGCGGGCCATGGGACTGGCAGCGGAGGCGGGGCGGCTGGCCTACCTGGCGGGCCGAATCCCGGTGCGGGCGATCGCCAGCGCTAGCTCGCCGCTCACGGGCACGATCACCAGCTAG
- a CDS encoding pentapeptide repeat-containing protein, whose protein sequence is MANQDSASKIGDQQKASWLNRSSLGMGCLGYLAGFLTLPAVVFLMPQDPAEIKEDFLDRRSNHCRECDLSNQDLALRKLQNANLSGANLEFSSLGAADLRDATFTRAKLRQAVLRQANLTGANFDEADLQGADFSCGGGSCTALDNTSFRNANLAGADFSRVGFTVVGEVGLPGVDFTGADLSGATFDGASLKGALLEGAKLCKTTMPDGSISNRNC, encoded by the coding sequence ATGGCAAATCAAGACTCTGCGAGCAAAATAGGCGATCAGCAAAAAGCTTCGTGGCTCAACCGCTCTTCTTTAGGGATGGGTTGCCTGGGTTATCTAGCTGGGTTTCTCACTCTGCCAGCCGTAGTTTTTTTGATGCCTCAAGATCCCGCAGAAATCAAAGAAGACTTTCTCGACAGAAGAAGCAATCACTGTCGAGAATGCGATTTATCCAATCAAGATTTAGCGCTGCGGAAACTCCAAAACGCAAACCTATCTGGGGCCAACTTAGAATTTAGCAGCCTGGGCGCGGCTGATTTGCGCGATGCCACCTTCACTCGGGCAAAGCTGCGACAGGCGGTACTGCGGCAGGCAAACCTGACCGGCGCGAACTTTGATGAGGCGGATTTGCAGGGCGCAGACTTTAGCTGCGGCGGCGGAAGCTGCACCGCCTTGGACAATACAAGTTTCAGAAATGCCAATCTTGCGGGCGCAGACTTTAGCCGGGTGGGCTTCACGGTCGTGGGGGAAGTGGGGCTGCCGGGAGTTGATTTTACGGGGGCAGATTTGAGCGGCGCAACTTTCGACGGCGCGAGCTTGAAAGGGGCGCTACTGGAGGGAGCGAAACTGTGTAAAACGACTATGCCCGATGGCAGTATTTCGAATCGAAATTGCTAG
- a CDS encoding secondary thiamine-phosphate synthase enzyme YjbQ: MTIVNHQLKIETGPGITIHNLTPQLQRLLKESGVRNGQVLVFARHTTTALTINEDEERLLDDIQIYLRKLAPAGDRYRHNDLHLRDVPPDEPINAHSHLMAITLNTSEVIPVIEGALGLGTYQSVLMLDLDGPRQRTVWVQVSGE, translated from the coding sequence ATGACGATTGTTAACCACCAGCTCAAGATCGAAACCGGCCCCGGCATCACGATTCACAACCTGACGCCCCAGCTCCAGCGCCTTCTAAAAGAGAGCGGCGTGCGCAATGGCCAGGTGCTGGTTTTTGCGCGGCATACGACCACCGCCCTCACCATCAACGAAGACGAGGAGCGGCTCCTAGACGATATCCAGATCTATCTGCGCAAGCTGGCTCCGGCGGGCGATCGCTATCGGCACAACGACCTGCACCTGCGGGACGTGCCCCCCGATGAGCCCATCAACGCCCACTCCCACCTGATGGCCATCACCCTCAACACCAGCGAGGTGATCCCGGTGATCGAGGGGGCTTTGGGCCTGGGCACCTACCAGTCGGTCCTGATGCTGGACCTGGACGGTCCCCGCCAGCGCACCGTCTGGGTGCAGGTCTCGGGCGAGTAG
- a CDS encoding CoA-binding protein, producing the protein MDDEAMRQLLTQTRTIAVVGHSDRPSRPSYQIGQFLRRVGYEVYPVNPALSTIDGQPCYPSLATVPVAVDLVNVFRRSPLLPEVVTEAIAIQAPAVWAQVGVTHPEAAQRAIAAGLILVMDACIKIEYQRLMG; encoded by the coding sequence ATGGACGACGAGGCAATGCGGCAACTGCTGACCCAGACGCGCACCATCGCGGTGGTGGGCCACTCGGATCGGCCCAGCCGCCCCAGCTATCAGATTGGCCAGTTTTTGCGGCGGGTGGGCTACGAGGTGTATCCGGTTAATCCGGCCCTGAGCACCATCGACGGCCAGCCCTGCTATCCTTCGCTGGCGACGGTGCCCGTGGCGGTGGACCTGGTGAATGTGTTTCGGCGATCGCCCCTGTTGCCGGAGGTGGTGACCGAGGCGATCGCCATCCAGGCTCCGGCAGTGTGGGCTCAGGTAGGCGTGACCCATCCCGAGGCGGCTCAGCGGGCGATCGCGGCGGGGCTGATCCTGGTGATGGATGCGTGCATCAAGATCGAATATCAACGGCTGATGGGTTAG